CAAGAACTACGGTACAGGGATACCCACGTATTTCGTGCTTGCGAGCAAACTCTTGCCCTTCGCCACCGTCTTCTGCGTCCATTTTCAACGGCACAAACTGGCTGTCGACATATTGGGCAATTCTGGCATTTGAGTAAACATCTCTATCCAGTCTTTTGCACCAGCCGCACCAATCGGTATAGACATCAATTAAGACTAATTTTTGTTCACGCTTGGCCTTGCTGAGACTTGTGCGCAAATCGTGCTGCCAGGTAAGCCTGGTCATATTGGCAGCCAAGGCAGGCGATCCATCCATAACGTAGCCATTGCCATAAGACTCTTCGTACATTTGAGGCGTTGCCTCAGGCATCTCTAAAGTTTCTTGCCAGTTTGCACCTTCAGCTGGCGGCATCTGTCCTGCAACTGGGACTGCATCCTGGCAGTAACCAAGCGGAGCGAGCCCTGCCAAGCAGATGGTGACCAAAAGAGCTCTTAACATATTGCTTATCCTCTCGCCAAGGTCGAATAATGAGTTGCGCGCACGCTGTTGTCATTCTACTCTGAATGGCTTATTGCAGATGAACCTTAGTTAAATGGAAAGAACAATTATCAACAAGGTAATTAGATCTAAACTATATGCAAATCTAGCGCGAAAGTTTTGGGTATCACCATGGCTGGGCCATACGAAATCTTTGTCCTTATAAAACAAGTACCGGATCAGGGTTCAAAAGCCGGTCTTAATCCGGACGGAACAATTGATCGAGCTAAAGCAAAACGCATGCTCAATCCATTTGACCGCTATGCATTGCAGGCCGCCTTACATGTTAAGCGCACATACGGTGGGCGCGTAACGGCCATATCTATGGGACCACCACCGGCCGTGGAAATCCTTTTAGAAGCCCTTGAACATGGCGTCGACCGGGGCTATTTGCTTTCCGACAGACGCTTGGCTGCTTCCGACACCTTAGCCACGGCTTACGCGCTTTTCAAAACAGTGACGCATGTCGGCAAGTTTGACCTTATTTTCTGCGGACTGCAAACAACAGACGGCGACACTGCCCAAGTCGGCCCGCAACTTGCAGAACGACTCTCCTTGCCGCAAGTTACTTACTGCGAAGACTTCCACTTAGATGATGGTCGTTTGCATGCCAGACGAATAATTGAAGGCGGCGTGCAATTTGTCGACTGTGTTACACCGGCATTAATTACTGTCGCCAACTCCTACCACCCGCTTGCCTATAAGTCATTTAGAGGGGCTTGGCGCGTTCAGCAACTGCAACGCAACCCGGAAGAATTAGGCAAATACATCCGCACTGTCGATCTGGACATAATTCAAGCAGACCCGGAACGCTGTGGTCTTAAGGGTTCACCGACAATTGTTGCCGCGACAGAAAAGGTCGGCGAATTGGGTGGCAATTGCTCCATGTACGAAGGGCACGCACCAGATGAGCTGGTCGGCGAGCTTATTGAAAAAAGCAATCTTAAGGAGTTCTTGGTGGCATGAGCGAGTCAGTTAATTTAGCTCCACCATCAGATGGAGAAGTGTTAGTCATTGCCGAGCAAATTCTCGGTGAATTGCAGCCTGTCACTTTGGAATTGCTTGGTGCCGGTCGCTACTTAGCAGACAAATTGGGCGGCAAATTGTCCACGGTTATTATTGGTCACAATCTAGGCGATATTCCCCAAAAGCTCATTGAATACGGCGCAGATACAGTCTATGTAGCAGACGATCCGGAATTGCAAGATTACAGAACACTTTCCTACAGACGCGTTGTTTGTGATTTGCTGGAGACTTTTAAATTACCACCGCATATTGTCCTTTTAGGCTCAACTACTACAGGACGCGACTTGGCTCCCCGTATTGCCGCCAACTTCGAGACAGGGCTAACAGCTGACTGCACTGAATTAGATATCGGTCCTTACGAGCACAAAAGCAAAGTTGACCCAAGCAAAGTCGGTTTATATGAAGGCTGTCTCTATGCCATTCGTCCAAGTTTTGGCGAAAGCTTGAAGGCACGTATTTTAGGACCGTGGAAAAACCCGCAGATGGCTACAACGCGTCCTGGTCAAATGACACCACTTGCACCAGACGCTAATCGCATAGGCAAGATCGTAAACATTCCAGTTAAACTGCAAAAAGAAGACTTGCGTTTAGTTGTGGCAGAAACAGTGCGCGAAGTATCCAAAGGCGTGCGCCTGGCAGAAGCTGACGTAATTGTCGCGGGTGGTTATGGTTTAGGTTCAAAAGAAGGTTTTGAGCTTATGCATGAGCTGGCTAAATGCTTTGAAAATTCAGCAGTCGGCGCTTCACGTAAAGTAGTTGACTTAGGCTGGATACCCTATGAGCATCAAGTAGGACAAACAGGCAAAACCGTGCGTCCCAAAGTCTACATAGCTTGCGGTATATCAGGAGCCATTCAGCACAGAGTCGGCATGTCCAAATCGGGCACGATAATTGCCATCAACAAAGACCCTGATGCGCCAATTTTCAAGTTTGCTCATCACGGCATAGTCGGTGATGTTTACCAAATCGTTCCTGAACTGATAAGACAGTTCAAGGAGAAATTAACTACCAAGGGAGAAAAGACCGTTGTCCACACGCATTGAGTATGATGTCCTCCTCGTTGGCGGATCGCCTTCCAATTTGACCCTTGCCTATCATCTTCTGGACTTAGCCAAAGCAAGCGGCAAAGAACTTTCCATTTGTATTTTGGAAAAGGGCAAGGAATTCGGCAGCCATGTAATGAGTGGAGCTGTGTCCAATCCCCACGTTTTGCAAAAGATTTGGCCAAACTATAAAGAAATCGGCTTCCCAATTGAAGCTACTTGCACAGAGAGCAATTTCTCAGTGCTCGGCACAAACAAAAAATGGGACATGCCGTCTTTTGCCTATCCAAAGTCTTTGGATAAAACAGGCTATTTAGTTTTGACCTTGAGCTATGTCACCGGCTGGATGGCCATGCAAGTGCAAGAAAAGGCTAAAGAAGTACCAAATGTCACGGTTGACTTATTCACCGGCTTTGCTGCTCACAAAGTAGTCTTTGAAGATGGACGCGTAGCAGGTGTTGCCGTTACCGAAAATCCAAAATCCGAAGAGGATTACGTCTACGGCAAATTCACCACATTTGGCGATAAGGGTTTTATTTCCCGCGATGTAATTGACCACTACAAACTGCGCGACTGTCCGCAAATCTGGTCGGTCGGCGTTAAGGAAGTCTGGCAATGCAATGAGTCATATGAAGGCAAAGTCTGGCACACGCTTGGTTGGCCGCTTTTAGACGGCACCTTTGGTGGCGGCTTTGTCTACGGCATGAAGGACAACAAAATTACTATAGGCATGGTTATCAGCCTCGATAGCCATGACCCGAATATGAACCCGCAGCAGAAATTGCAAGAGTATAAAAAGCATCCCTGGATTCAATCAATGATCAAAGGCGGCAAATTACTCAAGTATGGCGCAGCGCTTTTACCGGAAGGCGGCTATTACAGCTTGCCCAAGAAGTTTGCTGTACCAGGAGCACTATTGTTAGGTGATGCTTTAGGCGTTCTTGATGTAAAACACTTGGCCGGTATCGACCGCTCTATGGAATGCGGCTATGTAGCAGCGGAAGTCCTCCATGATGCCCTGGTCAAAGGTGATTTGAGCGAAGAAGCACTCGCTGCCTATCAGCAAAGACTAACAGACTCTTTTGTCATCAAAGAGTCGTACAACGACAGATATTTCCGTTGGGCTTTCATGGAAAACCCGAGACTCTTGTCGGACTATGTGCCGACAATTGCCAAATCAATCGACAACTCATCTCCGTTTATGGGCATGCTGCAGATTGGCTTAAAAAATCCATTCCGGGCAATTGGCGACGGCATAAAATCGCTTTCTCTAATTGAAGGCATGAAAGACATCGGCCCAATTAAATACAAGCCTGACTACCAGCACATCATTCCTGACTATGTCACACCTAAATATGATGAGCCGCCTTACGACAAGGCAACAATCTATTCGCGCCCTGATGCTGTGTTTTACGCATCAACCAAATACCACGAAGGCAATCAACATATTGATGAATTCAATGCCGACGTTTGCGTAAAGTGCATCGGGAAATACGAAGGCTTAGGAAAAACCACGCCATGCGTAGCTGATTGCACGGCAGAAGTGCACAGAATTGACATCATTGCAGACGTTCGCCGCCACGGCATGTCGCTGGAAAACTGCGTCCACTGCCGCACTTGCGAAATAGTCTGCCCCGAAGTCAACCTGCGCGTCAAACCAACAGAACAAGGCTCCGGCCCCGACTTCATGGGTCTCTAATACGCCCCACTTAGTAAAAACCGCCCAGATGCGCCCACAAAGGCTAGTCTGAGTGGGATTTTTCCCGGCTAAAGCCGTTGTTCCAAAACCCGTTGCGTCATACAATCGTTGTCATGGTAACAACAGCAGACTACGATCAAAAGACAACGCCCTCCTTTAAGTCTCCCTTTCAGGAGCCTATGTGTGCCGGCGTCATAATAAGCAAAGGCAAAAAGCTTCTCTTCAGTCTTGGTGATGAAAACCGCTGGCGCGAAGTAAATGGCGTTCTGCAAATTCCACTTGGTGGCATAGGTGGCGGTCAAGAAATAGACGAAAGCTTTATCGATTGTGCGCTGCGTGAAGCCGCAGAAGCAATTGGCTGCACGGTAAGCCTTTTACATTCACCTGTCACTTACATGCAGGACGAATTAGGCTACATAAGTGAAGCACGATTGGAAGAACTGCCGGCACCACTTTTTTATCATCGCAAGAAAAGAAAATCATCCGAGCCTAACATTTTGCATATTTGTAATTTCCGCGCGCGAGCAATAGGACAACCGGAACCCAAAGATGTGCCGGGCATAGTTTATGTAAGCCCTAAATGTCTTCAGCCTTTTCAAAACGGCATAGCTATTAAAGATTTAGAACAAGTAGAAGCTCTAATTACATTGCGCGACAAAATTTCCGACACCGCTCAATTGGTTATTGATCCGGATAGCCACGAAGAGTTCATCATGAGATGCTACGAACAATTTGCTATTCAATGGTAGGTTCTGGGAACATTTAACGCCTTGAAGCGCTCTTAAGCGCTTTCTCCTTCGGCCATTATGTCTATGGAAGGGAGCCGGCTATGATCCAACAAACGCTACTTACTGTAACCACCTGTATAGCAGTTCTCGTCTTGACGGGCTGCCAAATAGAAAAGGTATCTGATGGTCTCTATCGAGGACCGTACGTAAACAAAAAGCGTCTTGTCGAATTGAAAAAATTAGGCATAAAAACGATCGTCAACGTGCGTCTCAATCCCCACAAAGACAGCGAAAAAATGGCTAAGGAAATGGGCATTAAGTGGGCGCATATTCCCAGTGGCGTTTTCATTGCCCCAAGAGAAAAAGAATGGGATCAGTTTTTAGCCATTATTGAAGATCCCAAAAACCAACCTGTCTACTTAACCTGCACAATTGGTGCAGACAGGACAGGTTTTTATGTTGCTCTATATCGACTTGCAGTACAGCACTGGCAGCGTAATGAAGCAGTTGCTGAATTGCAAAACGGATTTAGCCCGTGGTGGCGAGCTTGGTACGCATTCTATTACTATCCAAAAGAATTAAAGAATTGGGAATTGCTGCAATCTTCAGTAAGCCGGTCCGATATCATCCCAAACGAACGCACAGCTAAAGGCCTCTTTAAATTAAAACCTGGTGTAGATCTTGATACAAAGAGGCTCAGCGTCGACGTTGATTGATTTGGTTTAGTTAGAGCACTCAGCCGGCTGAGCATCCACTTCTCTGACGGCTTCGTCAAGATCGGCATCAGTTTGACCTTTGAAAGCACGCACCAAGCGCACAATGGCATTTCCAACAGCAGCATCGAGTTCATCTACGTCAGATTCTTCGTCGACATTAATGGCATCGCGTAAGTCTTCAACAAGCCATGTACCGGCAATGCAAGCTCTCTTTTCATCAATTGACATTTGATCCCAGCTAAACATAGAGTTCTCCTCTTATAACCTCAATCACTCGGCTTATTTTCGCATAACTAAAACAACCTTTGATGAAAAGTTGGATTCTCAACAAAAAGCGGGCGACGAGTCTCGAACTCGCGACCTATAGCTTGGGAAGCTATCGCTCTACCAACTGAGCTACACCCGCATTTGTTCTACCAGTGACCGCTTGCTTGCACTTTGGCAGCTTGCGTCTTAAGCACTTTAGCTAAGTCTTCTTTGGGCAAGGCTTGAGCAATGTTATAGCGCTTGAACAAGCTGAAGAAGTGATAGGGGAATACTTGCATTTGCATACCGTCAGCCAACTTATGAGAAGAAAGCATTTTGGTGGCAATAGGCAAAGTCTTAGATTCTTTTTCTTCTGCCGGGCGAACTTCGGCAATTTCACCAATACTTACGTATACGGAATGAAATTGACCGGGTTTAGCACCCGGCACATAGGCGGTACAGGCACCACAACAAAGATCTGTCAGATTGGCAATTGTCAGTCTGTTGTCCATCGTTGAAACAAGAG
The Candidatus Obscuribacterales bacterium DNA segment above includes these coding regions:
- a CDS encoding electron transfer flavoprotein-ubiquinone oxidoreductase yields the protein MSTRIEYDVLLVGGSPSNLTLAYHLLDLAKASGKELSICILEKGKEFGSHVMSGAVSNPHVLQKIWPNYKEIGFPIEATCTESNFSVLGTNKKWDMPSFAYPKSLDKTGYLVLTLSYVTGWMAMQVQEKAKEVPNVTVDLFTGFAAHKVVFEDGRVAGVAVTENPKSEEDYVYGKFTTFGDKGFISRDVIDHYKLRDCPQIWSVGVKEVWQCNESYEGKVWHTLGWPLLDGTFGGGFVYGMKDNKITIGMVISLDSHDPNMNPQQKLQEYKKHPWIQSMIKGGKLLKYGAALLPEGGYYSLPKKFAVPGALLLGDALGVLDVKHLAGIDRSMECGYVAAEVLHDALVKGDLSEEALAAYQQRLTDSFVIKESYNDRYFRWAFMENPRLLSDYVPTIAKSIDNSSPFMGMLQIGLKNPFRAIGDGIKSLSLIEGMKDIGPIKYKPDYQHIIPDYVTPKYDEPPYDKATIYSRPDAVFYASTKYHEGNQHIDEFNADVCVKCIGKYEGLGKTTPCVADCTAEVHRIDIIADVRRHGMSLENCVHCRTCEIVCPEVNLRVKPTEQGSGPDFMGL
- a CDS encoding NUDIX hydrolase → MVTTADYDQKTTPSFKSPFQEPMCAGVIISKGKKLLFSLGDENRWREVNGVLQIPLGGIGGGQEIDESFIDCALREAAEAIGCTVSLLHSPVTYMQDELGYISEARLEELPAPLFYHRKKRKSSEPNILHICNFRARAIGQPEPKDVPGIVYVSPKCLQPFQNGIAIKDLEQVEALITLRDKISDTAQLVIDPDSHEEFIMRCYEQFAIQW
- a CDS encoding thioredoxin family protein is translated as MLRALLVTICLAGLAPLGYCQDAVPVAGQMPPAEGANWQETLEMPEATPQMYEESYGNGYVMDGSPALAANMTRLTWQHDLRTSLSKAKREQKLVLIDVYTDWCGWCKRLDRDVYSNARIAQYVDSQFVPLKMDAEDGGEGQEFARKHEIRGYPCTVVLDSNGQVKGMFYGYRKPNEFPAELAKAAGLQPNTPM
- a CDS encoding electron transfer flavoprotein subunit beta/FixA family protein, yielding MAGPYEIFVLIKQVPDQGSKAGLNPDGTIDRAKAKRMLNPFDRYALQAALHVKRTYGGRVTAISMGPPPAVEILLEALEHGVDRGYLLSDRRLAASDTLATAYALFKTVTHVGKFDLIFCGLQTTDGDTAQVGPQLAERLSLPQVTYCEDFHLDDGRLHARRIIEGGVQFVDCVTPALITVANSYHPLAYKSFRGAWRVQQLQRNPEELGKYIRTVDLDIIQADPERCGLKGSPTIVAATEKVGELGGNCSMYEGHAPDELVGELIEKSNLKEFLVA
- a CDS encoding electron transfer flavoprotein subunit alpha/FixB family protein is translated as MSESVNLAPPSDGEVLVIAEQILGELQPVTLELLGAGRYLADKLGGKLSTVIIGHNLGDIPQKLIEYGADTVYVADDPELQDYRTLSYRRVVCDLLETFKLPPHIVLLGSTTTGRDLAPRIAANFETGLTADCTELDIGPYEHKSKVDPSKVGLYEGCLYAIRPSFGESLKARILGPWKNPQMATTRPGQMTPLAPDANRIGKIVNIPVKLQKEDLRLVVAETVREVSKGVRLAEADVIVAGGYGLGSKEGFELMHELAKCFENSAVGASRKVVDLGWIPYEHQVGQTGKTVRPKVYIACGISGAIQHRVGMSKSGTIIAINKDPDAPIFKFAHHGIVGDVYQIVPELIRQFKEKLTTKGEKTVVHTH
- a CDS encoding tyrosine-protein phosphatase, whose protein sequence is MIQQTLLTVTTCIAVLVLTGCQIEKVSDGLYRGPYVNKKRLVELKKLGIKTIVNVRLNPHKDSEKMAKEMGIKWAHIPSGVFIAPREKEWDQFLAIIEDPKNQPVYLTCTIGADRTGFYVALYRLAVQHWQRNEAVAELQNGFSPWWRAWYAFYYYPKELKNWELLQSSVSRSDIIPNERTAKGLFKLKPGVDLDTKRLSVDVD